From one Streptomyces sp. N50 genomic stretch:
- a CDS encoding helix-turn-helix transcriptional regulator, with amino-acid sequence MTGRNDPYGTNRDVRGDFRAEIREFLGTRRARVTPEQAGLPSYGGDRRRVSGLRREEVALLAGISSEYYTRLERGNATGVSDSVIDGIAQALKLDEAERLHLLDLLRGAGPARPPRRRPAQQRVRPAVRRVVDSMTGTPAFVMSGRLDVLAANLLGRALFSPVYADPMRPPNNARFVFLDPHATEFFRDWDEVANDTVAMLRAEAGRDAYDRRLTDMIGELSTRSEEFRRRWAAHNVRIHTTGAKRLHHPVVGDLDLPFETFPLGSDPSQFLLTYTAEPASRSQDALNLLASWAATNDDTDESAPADDPETAETAD; translated from the coding sequence ATGACAGGAAGAAACGACCCTTACGGCACCAACCGCGACGTACGGGGTGATTTCCGGGCAGAGATCAGGGAATTCCTGGGCACGCGACGGGCCAGGGTCACCCCCGAGCAGGCCGGACTGCCCTCGTACGGCGGCGACCGCCGGCGGGTCAGCGGGCTGCGCCGGGAGGAGGTGGCCCTGCTCGCGGGCATCTCCAGCGAGTACTACACCCGGCTGGAGCGCGGCAACGCCACCGGCGTCTCCGACAGCGTCATCGACGGCATCGCGCAGGCGCTGAAGCTCGACGAGGCCGAGCGCCTCCACCTCCTGGACCTCCTGCGCGGCGCCGGCCCGGCCCGTCCACCGCGCCGCCGTCCGGCCCAGCAACGCGTCAGGCCCGCGGTGCGGCGCGTCGTCGACTCGATGACCGGCACACCCGCGTTCGTCATGAGCGGACGCCTGGACGTCCTGGCCGCCAACCTCCTCGGGCGCGCACTGTTCTCCCCGGTCTACGCCGACCCGATGCGGCCGCCGAACAACGCCCGGTTCGTCTTCCTCGACCCGCACGCGACCGAGTTCTTCCGCGACTGGGACGAGGTCGCCAACGACACGGTCGCCATGCTGCGCGCCGAGGCCGGCCGCGACGCCTACGACCGCCGACTGACCGACATGATCGGGGAGTTGTCCACCCGCAGCGAGGAATTCCGCCGCCGCTGGGCCGCCCACAACGTCCGGATCCACACCACCGGCGCGAAGCGCCTCCACCACCCGGTCGTCGGCGACCTGGACCTGCCGTTCGAGACCTTCCCGCTCGGCAGCGACCCCAGCCAGTTCCTCCTCACCTACACCGCCGAGCCCGCGTCACGATCACAGGACGCCCTCAACCTGCTGGCCAGCTGGGCCGCGACCAACGACGACACCGACGAGTCCGCGCCGGCCGACGATCCCGAGACGGCGGAAACGGCCGACTGA